One Weissella coleopterorum DNA segment encodes these proteins:
- a CDS encoding 3-oxoacyl-ACP reductase, producing the protein MISQNYQNQIVFITGGASGIGLAQVKTYLALGAKVWALDRQEMPIQDVNLHSFQVDLGIPNALQEWIAQTDLSQIDIFLSTAGVLDAYVPALLTDYPAIQHLMAINVDSAVQLTLPILAGMVQRKQGTIVYMTSIAGQVAGGGGAAYTMSKHALVGWMKQLALDYADQNIHINGIAPGAIQTPMNAADFQDDGQIAKEVAAQTPVHRWAQAQEVADLTLYLTSPEARYVQGQVLTIDGGWTIK; encoded by the coding sequence ATGATTTCACAAAATTATCAAAATCAAATAGTCTTTATTACTGGTGGAGCTTCAGGCATTGGATTGGCCCAAGTGAAAACTTATTTAGCTCTGGGGGCTAAAGTCTGGGCGTTAGATCGTCAAGAAATGCCGATTCAAGATGTTAATTTGCATTCATTTCAGGTTGACTTAGGAATACCGAATGCCTTGCAAGAATGGATCGCTCAGACGGATTTAAGTCAAATTGACATTTTCTTAAGCACAGCTGGAGTTCTAGACGCCTATGTGCCAGCGCTATTAACGGATTACCCAGCTATTCAGCATTTAATGGCAATTAACGTGGATTCAGCGGTACAGTTGACTTTGCCAATTTTGGCCGGGATGGTTCAACGAAAGCAAGGGACCATTGTATATATGACCTCAATTGCTGGTCAAGTTGCTGGCGGCGGTGGGGCAGCGTATACCATGTCTAAACATGCCTTAGTAGGCTGGATGAAGCAATTGGCTTTAGATTATGCGGATCAGAATATTCATATTAATGGAATTGCGCCTGGTGCGATTCAAACGCCCATGAATGCGGCTGATTTTCAAGATGATGGTCAGATCGCTAAAGAAGTGGCAGCCCAAACGCCAGTTCATCGTTGGGCGCAGGCGCAGGAAGTAGCCGATTTAACGCTGTACTTAACGAGTCCGGAAGCCCGCTATGTTCAAGGTCAAGTCTTGACGATTGATGGAGGCTGGACAATTAAATAA
- a CDS encoding QueT transporter family protein encodes MHVKTKWSAREIALMSIVAGLYVAVTWLVAPFAYGQIQLRLSEGFNHLAIFNKRYIIAISIGVFIANLTSPLGIIDVIFGTLGTLVMTSLSYWLAQKVETLWLKLTLSVLIDTVMMWSVALEQYWIFKLPFWLSYGWLAAGEFCSLLIGAILIYFLQKRVDLSN; translated from the coding sequence ATGCATGTAAAAACAAAATGGTCTGCGCGTGAAATCGCGTTGATGAGTATTGTCGCTGGTCTTTATGTAGCGGTGACATGGTTGGTGGCGCCCTTTGCTTATGGTCAAATTCAATTACGCCTATCAGAAGGATTTAATCATCTGGCAATTTTTAATAAACGTTATATTATTGCAATATCGATTGGCGTTTTTATTGCTAACTTAACATCGCCCTTAGGTATTATTGATGTTATTTTTGGAACATTAGGTACTTTAGTCATGACCAGTTTGTCATATTGGTTGGCACAGAAAGTGGAAACGTTATGGTTGAAATTGACCCTCAGCGTATTAATTGATACTGTAATGATGTGGTCAGTTGCTTTGGAACAATATTGGATTTTTAAGTTGCCGTTCTGGTTAAGCTATGGATGGTTAGCAGCGGGAGAATTTTGTTCGCTGCTGATTGGTGCAATTTTAATTTATTTCTTACAAAAGCGCGTTGATTTATCAAATTAA
- a CDS encoding DMT family transporter, giving the protein MSNQTKGLIFAIAGPVFWGLNSIAVKLLLELGLNSQWFATFRLLAAGILILIFAGIRNPKQILAPFKTPRSLIQLLIFSIVGMFSIQYAYVMAIHFGNAATATVLQFTNPIMIVIFLAVVHRRFPRQQDVLSIILAVIGTFLLATHGQVGNLAMSKLALLWGLIAAVATVFYTLLPQELIDTFGAVSISGWAMLIAGIFANFIHPVWQNGPTLTPKISLLLAFSIILGTAFAYLIFIHSLTLISPTTASTVGAVEPLIATILSVTLFQINFGWIDFIGAILIISTVFLQAFQPKEKRTKFEAQ; this is encoded by the coding sequence ATGTCTAATCAAACTAAAGGCTTAATCTTTGCCATAGCTGGACCCGTTTTTTGGGGTCTCAACAGTATTGCTGTTAAATTATTATTAGAACTCGGTCTCAATTCACAATGGTTTGCGACTTTTCGCTTGTTAGCCGCAGGGATCCTCATTTTAATTTTCGCTGGAATCCGCAATCCCAAGCAAATTTTAGCCCCATTTAAAACTCCACGTAGTTTAATTCAACTATTAATTTTCTCAATTGTGGGGATGTTTTCAATTCAATATGCTTATGTGATGGCGATACATTTCGGAAATGCAGCAACAGCAACCGTCCTACAATTCACCAATCCCATAATGATTGTTATTTTTCTAGCCGTCGTGCACCGTCGCTTTCCTCGACAGCAGGATGTGCTTTCCATCATTTTAGCTGTAATTGGGACCTTCTTACTCGCCACTCACGGTCAAGTTGGTAATTTAGCCATGTCAAAACTAGCATTGTTGTGGGGCTTGATCGCTGCAGTAGCGACCGTTTTTTACACGCTCTTACCACAAGAATTAATTGACACCTTTGGAGCCGTTTCTATCTCCGGATGGGCAATGCTAATCGCAGGTATTTTTGCTAATTTTATCCATCCGGTTTGGCAAAATGGACCAACCCTAACTCCGAAAATTAGTCTCTTACTTGCCTTTTCTATCATCCTAGGAACCGCATTTGCCTATCTCATCTTCATTCACAGTCTCACTCTCATTTCACCCACAACTGCTAGTACAGTGGGGGCCGTTGAACCATTAATAGCGACAATTTTGAGTGTAACTTTATTCCAAATTAACTTTGGCTGGATTGACTTTATCGGGGCCATTTTAATCATCAGCACCGTCTTCTTACAAGCCTTTCAACCCAAAGAAAAACGCACAAAATTTGAGGCTCAATAA
- a CDS encoding dUTPase, translating to MELDFATYLRLARPMFLAATEEWERPIKRDDFLLNDYLNLMQTLTNLAAETKAFNPNLVGNKIVAAEPIKNLFAKGLVQFLLVSLKQQWTHLMVLEQDDLEKLKKFPQRHLNHQYIGLMTMVLNSYHQKRQSDFAHAWRSYLKLGIFELEIDSSELNELILAQLTNGNK from the coding sequence ATGGAACTGGATTTTGCAACTTACTTAAGATTGGCACGCCCTATGTTTTTAGCCGCGACTGAAGAATGGGAACGTCCGATAAAACGAGATGATTTTTTGTTGAATGATTATTTGAATCTGATGCAAACTTTAACCAATTTAGCCGCTGAAACTAAGGCATTTAATCCTAATCTAGTCGGAAATAAAATCGTTGCGGCAGAGCCGATTAAAAATTTATTCGCTAAAGGTTTGGTGCAATTTCTATTGGTGAGCCTAAAACAACAATGGACTCACTTAATGGTGCTAGAACAGGATGATTTGGAAAAATTAAAAAAATTCCCACAACGCCATTTAAATCATCAATATATTGGGTTGATGACAATGGTTTTAAATAGCTATCATCAAAAACGCCAAAGTGATTTTGCACATGCTTGGCGTTCTTATTTAAAACTAGGTATATTTGAATTAGAGATTGATTCCAGTGAATTAAATGAATTGATTCTGGCACAATTAACAAATGGAAATAAATAA
- the glnA gene encoding type I glutamate--ammonia ligase has translation MTKHTYSRQEIKETIVAENVQFLRLQFTDVFGTIKNVEVPVSQVDKVLDNKMMFDGSSIDGFVRIEESDMYLYPDLNTFMIFPWATDENGGKVARLIADIYTVDRQPFAGDPRNNLKRVLKKMEEQGFKEFNLGTEPEFFLFKMDENGEPTLKLNDHGGYFDLAPLDLGENTRREIVLEMEKMGFEVEAAHHEVAPGQHEVDFKYADALAAADNIQTFKIIVKTIARKHGLYATFLPKPVTGINGNGMHVNMSLFNNDGNIFFAEDGELQLSSKAYDFLGGILEHAASFTAITNPTVNSYKRLTPGFEAPVYVAWSASNRSPMVRIPAARGNSTRLELRSVDPTANPYTTFAAILIAGLDGVERELTPTHAVDQNIYLMDENERKRAGITNLPDTLLAALDQFEADPIMVAALGENMANTFVAAKRVEYASYRQHVSKWEIDTYIQQY, from the coding sequence ATGACAAAACATACTTATTCTAGACAAGAGATTAAAGAAACGATTGTAGCAGAAAATGTACAATTTTTGCGTTTACAATTTACTGATGTTTTTGGTACTATCAAAAATGTTGAAGTACCAGTGTCACAAGTTGATAAAGTTCTTGATAATAAAATGATGTTTGATGGGTCATCGATTGACGGCTTTGTTCGAATTGAGGAATCTGACATGTATTTATATCCTGATCTGAATACTTTTATGATCTTTCCTTGGGCAACGGACGAGAATGGTGGCAAGGTGGCGCGCTTAATCGCTGATATTTATACGGTTGATCGTCAACCCTTTGCTGGTGATCCGCGAAATAATTTGAAGCGAGTTTTGAAGAAAATGGAGGAACAAGGCTTTAAAGAATTTAATTTAGGAACAGAGCCAGAATTTTTCTTATTTAAGATGGATGAAAACGGTGAACCTACCCTTAAATTAAATGATCACGGGGGATATTTTGATTTAGCACCGCTAGATTTGGGAGAAAATACGCGTCGTGAAATTGTTTTAGAAATGGAAAAAATGGGCTTTGAAGTTGAAGCTGCCCACCACGAAGTGGCACCTGGTCAGCACGAAGTTGATTTCAAGTATGCGGATGCTTTAGCTGCAGCAGATAACATTCAAACGTTTAAAATCATTGTTAAAACGATCGCGCGGAAGCATGGATTGTATGCCACATTTTTGCCAAAACCTGTCACAGGTATTAACGGGAATGGAATGCACGTGAATATGTCATTGTTTAATAACGATGGCAATATTTTCTTCGCTGAAGATGGTGAATTACAGCTATCGTCAAAAGCCTATGATTTCTTAGGTGGTATCTTAGAACATGCGGCTTCATTTACGGCAATTACCAATCCAACTGTTAACTCATATAAACGCTTAACCCCCGGATTTGAGGCTCCCGTTTATGTGGCTTGGTCGGCTTCCAATCGATCACCGATGGTGCGTATTCCTGCGGCTCGCGGTAATTCAACGCGTTTAGAATTAAGATCGGTTGATCCAACTGCAAATCCTTACACTACTTTTGCGGCGATTTTGATTGCTGGTTTAGATGGTGTAGAGCGAGAATTAACTCCAACGCATGCGGTGGATCAAAATATTTATCTGATGGATGAAAACGAGCGAAAACGAGCGGGCATCACGAACTTGCCGGATACTTTGCTGGCCGCCCTTGATCAATTTGAGGCTGATCCAATTATGGTGGCCGCCCTTGGTGAAAACATGGCGAATACCTTTGTGGCTGCTAAACGAGTCGAATATGCTTCTTATCGTCAGCATGTTTCCAAATGGGAAATTGACACGTATATTCAACAGTATTAA
- a CDS encoding MerR family transcriptional regulator, whose translation MTRTRQLRQDLAILPMGVVEQLTGLSARQIRYYDQQNLIHPERGSGQQRRYSLNQIERLMEIADYLDAGYSIADIHAVDQKKQKKTGVVDQDAVRRSLQAEFIQIGRFGTSKRGDIS comes from the coding sequence ATGACACGAACGCGACAATTGAGACAAGATCTAGCTATTCTCCCAATGGGAGTTGTGGAACAGCTAACGGGATTAAGCGCGCGTCAGATTCGTTACTACGATCAACAAAATTTGATTCATCCTGAACGTGGTTCCGGTCAACAAAGGCGGTATTCATTAAACCAGATTGAACGACTCATGGAAATTGCAGATTACCTAGATGCGGGTTATTCTATCGCTGATATTCATGCGGTGGATCAGAAGAAACAAAAGAAGACTGGGGTCGTTGATCAAGATGCAGTTCGCCGATCATTGCAAGCTGAATTTATTCAAATCGGTCGGTTTGGGACTAGCAAAAGAGGGGATATATCATGA
- the miaA gene encoding tRNA (adenosine(37)-N6)-dimethylallyltransferase MiaA — protein MQKIIVIAGPTAVGKTRLSIQLAQTFNGEIISGDSMQIYRHLDIGTAKATKYEQSQVPHHLIDLVEPSEKFSVAQFVQVAQTAIDEIVARGKLPIIVGGTGFYLQALLGDRPLTVIDDFKIDPVFLTQWEDQVAISGEPQLRQALAEVDPVSAERILPGQIRRMIRALAVSKAKGRPFSVLQPEPKRRYDAFVIGLNTERSVLYERINQRVDEMLSTGLMDEVALVAQLPEDATAKKAIGYKELFPVLNQEAPLAAGVESLKQASRRYAKRQLTWFRNQFDDIHWYDLVQDAQEINRINNDVKHFML, from the coding sequence ATGCAAAAAATAATTGTCATCGCAGGACCAACCGCCGTGGGTAAAACCCGTTTGTCAATTCAATTGGCCCAAACTTTCAATGGTGAAATCATTTCAGGCGATTCAATGCAGATTTATCGACATCTCGATATTGGAACCGCCAAAGCAACGAAATACGAACAATCACAAGTACCGCACCATTTAATTGATCTCGTAGAACCATCTGAAAAATTTTCAGTAGCTCAATTTGTACAAGTCGCACAAACTGCAATTGATGAAATTGTGGCCCGCGGGAAGCTGCCAATTATTGTAGGCGGAACGGGTTTTTACTTACAAGCGTTATTAGGTGATCGACCGTTGACAGTAATAGATGATTTTAAAATCGATCCGGTCTTTTTAACTCAATGGGAAGATCAAGTTGCCATATCTGGGGAACCTCAATTACGACAGGCGTTGGCAGAAGTTGATCCTGTTAGTGCTGAACGCATTCTGCCCGGTCAAATTCGGCGAATGATTCGAGCATTGGCTGTAAGCAAAGCTAAAGGACGCCCTTTTTCTGTGCTACAACCAGAGCCAAAACGTCGTTATGATGCTTTTGTGATCGGTCTGAACACGGAGCGTTCGGTTTTATATGAACGGATTAATCAACGAGTAGATGAGATGTTATCAACTGGTTTGATGGATGAAGTGGCCTTGGTGGCTCAGTTGCCTGAAGATGCAACAGCTAAGAAAGCTATTGGTTATAAAGAATTATTCCCTGTTTTGAATCAGGAAGCACCGTTAGCAGCGGGGGTTGAAAGCTTAAAACAAGCCTCTAGACGATATGCAAAACGACAATTAACTTGGTTTAGAAATCAATTTGACGATATCCATTGGTATGATTTGGTACAAGATGCTCAAGAAATTAACAGAATTAATAATGATGTTAAGCACTTTATGTTATAA
- a CDS encoding DUF3042 family protein, which yields MKKFSLGMLTGIVGTIAGLAGAAKVYHKVAIEPIEKEEAQFEATEIRGARKAGNSHTPRS from the coding sequence ATGAAGAAATTTAGCTTAGGAATGTTAACAGGAATTGTTGGAACCATCGCTGGTCTTGCCGGAGCAGCCAAAGTCTATCACAAAGTAGCAATTGAACCTATCGAAAAAGAAGAAGCGCAATTTGAAGCAACTGAAATTCGTGGAGCCCGCAAAGCCGGAAATTCACATACTCCACGTTCATAA
- a CDS encoding rhodanese-like domain-containing protein yields MWYTIIAIIVVYLVLTFGLRYWTVFSLKRKATLLDSDEFEQQSRNGQIIDLRDAADFKSKHVLGARNIPMQYLLQNTSAIRRDKPVYFVDADNQAAERIARKLKKEGYTDIVVLKGGMSKYTGKIK; encoded by the coding sequence ATGTGGTATACGATAATTGCGATTATTGTTGTTTATTTAGTTTTGACCTTTGGACTCCGTTATTGGACGGTTTTCTCATTGAAGCGTAAGGCAACTTTATTGGATAGTGATGAATTTGAGCAACAAAGCCGCAATGGTCAAATTATTGATTTGCGGGATGCAGCTGATTTTAAAAGTAAGCATGTTTTAGGTGCGCGTAATATTCCGATGCAATATTTGTTACAGAATACCTCAGCTATTCGACGCGATAAGCCGGTCTATTTTGTGGATGCTGATAATCAAGCAGCTGAGCGGATTGCACGAAAACTTAAAAAAGAAGGTTATACGGATATTGTCGTCTTAAAGGGTGGTATGAGCAAGTATACCGGAAAAATTAAATAA
- a CDS encoding NUDIX domain-containing protein — protein MPYQDSYIAKIREYIGHDFKLVMPTIDIIIEQAGKLMLVYNRDFNGWSFPGGYVEPEMAWADNAVREAEEEAGVIVQPEDLQLIGSISGPGYRAKYPNGDETQLFTNIFLTSIVQAESATIDETEIDAKRWMTPTEIAEIKLTFAGQAVYDAYQKYRITGEPQLIAQKD, from the coding sequence ATGCCGTATCAAGATTCGTACATTGCTAAAATTAGAGAGTATATTGGTCATGATTTCAAGCTAGTCATGCCAACAATTGATATTATCATTGAACAAGCTGGAAAATTGATGCTAGTCTACAATCGAGATTTCAATGGTTGGTCTTTTCCAGGTGGTTATGTTGAACCTGAGATGGCTTGGGCTGATAATGCGGTTCGCGAAGCAGAAGAAGAAGCGGGAGTGATTGTACAGCCTGAAGATCTTCAATTAATTGGCTCAATTTCTGGGCCTGGTTATCGGGCTAAATATCCGAATGGTGATGAAACTCAGCTCTTTACTAATATATTTTTGACGTCAATTGTGCAAGCAGAATCGGCAACAATTGATGAAACTGAAATTGATGCTAAACGTTGGATGACTCCGACCGAAATTGCTGAAATTAAATTAACCTTTGCTGGTCAAGCAGTCTATGATGCATATCAAAAGTATCGAATAACCGGAGAGCCACAATTAATTGCCCAAAAAGATTAG
- a CDS encoding NlpC/P60 family protein, protein MSNLENVKLSNTGKMFVAAAAVTAGTFVQVNQNEHAVNADDTQSAVKNLGKTVNTYKIQAGDTLTKIAKANNVALDDLVKLNGITNKNMIIVGQSLQLSENENVAVDGTKISDLKYNANADTNSDHFMTVSEYNAWVNDGRQVAATSVTETVEATATSTKSDTNAVVDGTNVADLQYNANADTNSDGYMTVSEYNNWVNNGRPAVNTDTTTTEDNAATSNNDTTTTENNTTASNNDASATANVAADGTNAADLQYNANADTDGDGYMTVSEYNNWVNNGRPEANNDTTTTATEDNATASKNDNDATANANTAVDGTNVADLQYNANADTDGDGYMTVSEYNNWVNNGRPEANNDTTTATEDNATASNNDNDATANANTAVDGTNVADLQYNANADTDGDGYMTVSEYNNWVNNGRPEANTDTNTTDESATASKNDNDATANANTAVDGTNVADLQYNANADANGDGYMTVSEYNDWVNNGRPEANNNQATDNNAGETSNDTATDNNSQNQGSWYDVAMSLVGIPYVWGGHTPSSGLDCSGFTAWVYNHSGMTSNFPAYTVAQENATTSISVAAAQPGDLLFWGTPGATYHVGIYLGNNQFIAAPQPGDVVRVQTLTASWMPSFAGTLR, encoded by the coding sequence ATGTCGAATTTAGAAAATGTTAAACTATCAAATACAGGTAAAATGTTTGTCGCCGCAGCAGCTGTAACTGCTGGAACGTTTGTTCAAGTTAACCAAAATGAACATGCGGTTAATGCCGATGACACACAATCAGCTGTTAAAAATTTGGGAAAAACAGTTAATACATATAAAATTCAAGCAGGTGACACTTTAACTAAGATTGCCAAGGCTAATAATGTTGCTTTGGATGACTTAGTAAAGTTAAACGGCATCACTAACAAAAACATGATCATTGTTGGTCAAAGCTTACAATTATCAGAAAATGAAAATGTTGCCGTAGATGGGACTAAGATTTCTGATCTTAAGTATAATGCTAATGCTGACACGAACAGCGATCACTTCATGACGGTTTCAGAATATAATGCCTGGGTCAATGATGGTCGTCAAGTGGCTGCAACATCAGTCACTGAGACTGTTGAAGCCACAGCAACTAGCACTAAGAGTGATACTAATGCTGTTGTTGATGGCACTAATGTGGCTGACTTACAATATAATGCCAATGCTGATACTAATAGTGATGGCTACATGACGGTTTCAGAATATAACAACTGGGTGAACAATGGTCGTCCAGCGGTAAATACTGATACAACAACCACTGAAGATAATGCGGCAACATCAAATAACGATACAACAACTACTGAGAATAACACGACAGCATCAAATAACGATGCAAGCGCAACTGCAAATGTAGCAGCTGATGGAACTAATGCGGCTGACCTACAGTATAATGCCAATGCTGATACTGATGGTGATGGCTACATGACGGTTTCAGAATACAATAATTGGGTGAATAATGGTCGTCCAGAGGCAAATAACGATACAACAACAACAGCTACTGAAGATAATGCGACAGCATCAAAGAACGATAACGATGCAACCGCAAATGCGAACACAGCAGTTGATGGAACTAATGTAGCTGACCTACAGTATAATGCCAATGCTGATACTGATGGTGATGGCTATATGACGGTTTCAGAATACAATAACTGGGTGAATAATGGTCGTCCAGAGGCAAATAACGATACAACAACAGCTACTGAAGATAATGCAACAGCATCAAATAACGATAACGATGCAACCGCAAATGCAAATACAGCAGTTGATGGAACTAACGTAGCTGACTTACAGTATAATGCCAATGCTGATACTGATGGTGATGGCTACATGACGGTTTCAGAATACAATAACTGGGTGAATAATGGTCGTCCAGAGGCAAATACTGATACAAACACTACTGATGAGAGTGCAACAGCATCAAAGAACGATAACGATGCAACTGCAAATGCGAACACAGCAGTTGATGGAACTAATGTAGCTGATTTGCAATACAATGCGAACGCTGACGCCAATGGTGATGGCTACATGACGGTCTCAGAATATAATGATTGGGTTAATAACGGTCGTCCGGAAGCTAATAATAATCAAGCCACTGATAATAATGCTGGTGAAACCAGCAATGATACAGCAACAGATAATAATAGCCAAAACCAAGGTTCATGGTATGATGTTGCAATGTCATTAGTTGGAATTCCTTATGTATGGGGTGGGCACACACCATCATCAGGATTAGATTGCTCTGGATTCACGGCTTGGGTATATAACCACTCAGGAATGACTTCGAATTTCCCAGCTTACACGGTTGCACAAGAAAATGCGACAACAAGTATTTCAGTTGCGGCGGCACAGCCTGGTGATCTCTTGTTCTGGGGAACACCCGGGGCCACTTATCACGTAGGGATCTATCTTGGAAACAACCAATTTATTGCTGCACCGCAACCTGGTGATGTTGTTCGGGTACAAACACTTACAGCTAGCTGGATGCCAAGCTTTGCAGGAACATTGCGCTAA
- a CDS encoding ROK family glucokinase yields MQKDKLIGVDLGGTTIKFAIMTSGGEIQQKWSIRTNVLDDGQHIVPDIIESINHHLDLYELPKERIIGIGMGTPGTVDYQNGTVRAAYNLNWKETPIPVKAEIEKGTGLPLTIDNDANSAALGEQWRGAGENAQEVVFITLGTGVGGGIINDGRLMHGANGTAGEVGHIVVKPDGYLCTCGNHGCLEQYASATGVVHLAQDLAESYAGNSELKGMIDDGAEVTSKIVFDLAKDGDYLANEVVDQVAFYLGYASANLANTLNPSAVVIGGGVSAAGPYLLERIKTNFMKFAFQPVREHTEIKLAVLGNDAGVYGAGLLSKQA; encoded by the coding sequence ATGCAAAAAGATAAATTAATTGGTGTTGATTTAGGTGGAACTACGATTAAATTCGCTATTATGACGTCTGGGGGAGAAATCCAACAGAAGTGGTCAATTCGGACAAATGTATTAGATGATGGTCAACATATTGTGCCTGACATTATTGAATCAATTAATCATCATCTAGATTTATATGAATTACCAAAAGAACGCATAATTGGAATTGGAATGGGAACACCTGGAACGGTTGATTACCAAAATGGAACCGTTCGAGCAGCATATAATTTAAATTGGAAAGAAACACCAATTCCAGTTAAGGCCGAAATTGAAAAAGGAACAGGGTTACCTTTGACGATTGATAATGATGCTAATTCAGCTGCGTTAGGTGAGCAATGGCGCGGGGCTGGCGAAAATGCACAAGAAGTGGTTTTCATTACTCTTGGAACAGGTGTTGGTGGTGGAATTATCAATGATGGTCGCTTGATGCACGGTGCGAATGGAACTGCTGGTGAAGTGGGTCATATTGTTGTTAAGCCAGATGGATATCTTTGTACATGTGGGAATCATGGTTGTTTAGAACAATACGCTTCAGCCACGGGAGTTGTGCATTTAGCACAAGACTTAGCTGAATCATACGCTGGAAATTCAGAATTAAAGGGGATGATTGATGATGGAGCGGAAGTGACATCTAAAATTGTTTTCGACCTTGCAAAAGATGGTGATTATCTTGCCAATGAGGTTGTCGACCAAGTTGCATTTTATCTTGGCTATGCCTCTGCCAATTTAGCAAACACCTTAAACCCATCAGCTGTTGTGATTGGTGGAGGAGTCTCTGCAGCAGGTCCCTACTTATTAGAACGTATCAAAACTAATTTCATGAAGTTTGCGTTCCAACCAGTGCGTGAACACACGGAAATTAAATTAGCTGTTTTGGGAAATGATGCAGGAGTTTATGGTGCAGGTCTATTATCGAAACAAGCATAA
- a CDS encoding YqgQ family protein, whose translation MEKRPMQTFKDVLNLLKVYDIYIHVGERLWDLELAAIEVDNLAKADLIDNDLYLRAKLVLEREHRLELKKS comes from the coding sequence ATGGAAAAACGACCAATGCAAACCTTTAAAGATGTATTGAATTTACTCAAAGTATATGATATTTACATTCATGTAGGTGAACGTTTATGGGATTTGGAGTTAGCTGCCATTGAAGTTGATAATTTGGCCAAAGCTGATTTGATTGATAACGACTTATATTTACGAGCGAAGTTAGTCTTAGAACGTGAACATCGATTGGAATTAAAAAAGAGTTAA
- a CDS encoding 5-formyltetrahydrofolate cyclo-ligase, which produces MLDKRMLRRQALENLRQLTTKQRAALMLQLPKAVARLEKWKLSQVVALPVSQAFEIPTNLLIQIALQQHKTVVVPRVKTKTMMEFIAITPETIYSKSKFGILEPVEGTVIAPNAIDFFVVPGLFFSADGQRIGFGGGYYDRYLERSLGYRLGVTIELNWKLKADWDVEVTDQGMDQVIKLAPE; this is translated from the coding sequence ATGTTAGATAAAAGAATGCTTAGACGTCAAGCGTTAGAAAACTTAAGACAATTAACCACAAAGCAAAGAGCCGCATTGATGTTACAGTTGCCAAAAGCGGTTGCTCGATTAGAGAAATGGAAACTTAGTCAAGTAGTGGCATTACCCGTGTCACAGGCTTTTGAAATTCCAACCAATTTATTAATTCAAATTGCCTTACAACAGCATAAAACAGTTGTTGTACCTAGGGTTAAAACGAAAACGATGATGGAATTTATTGCGATTACGCCAGAGACAATCTATTCTAAAAGCAAATTTGGAATTTTAGAACCAGTGGAAGGGACAGTCATAGCACCTAATGCAATTGATTTTTTTGTTGTACCAGGTTTATTCTTCAGTGCTGATGGACAACGAATTGGTTTTGGCGGTGGTTATTATGATCGTTACTTAGAACGAAGTTTAGGCTATCGGTTAGGCGTGACCATTGAACTTAATTGGAAACTGAAAGCAGATTGGGATGTTGAAGTGACAGATCAAGGCATGGATCAAGTTATAAAATTAGCACCCGAATAA